In Pelosinus sp. IPA-1, a single window of DNA contains:
- a CDS encoding CAP domain-containing protein: MKKSIHSALLGVLGTSIGMYMMVVPLTTVYASEQQVPFTFNSTEKNDLQSLLKQINPNFTYNSTGKNDLQSLLNKINPNTKIKNEIQDPVAVVKASADKLGFNAKVDSFNLASKTETSAIVKVIHNSTNYNVTLKNSLQDHSQWIITSVNKLNDTSKTTPTKDSGTVNNGSSSAGSTPTPAPAPAPVPVPVPTPTPVPTPTTPTAPTTTPTTSAGSSNTANAEQQAVDLLNADRRANGLSNLQVDARLTAIALNHAQDMINRNFFSHNNPDGESPFDRMKKAGISYSTAGENIAKNQSVQAAEVAFMNSSGHRANILNSSYNTVGIGVAYDKTGNVYVVQDFIKS, from the coding sequence ATGAAGAAATCGATTCATAGCGCTCTACTAGGAGTACTAGGTACATCCATAGGAATGTACATGATGGTTGTGCCACTTACAACCGTTTATGCAAGTGAACAGCAAGTACCTTTTACGTTTAACAGTACTGAAAAAAATGACCTTCAAAGCTTGTTAAAGCAAATCAATCCTAATTTTACGTATAACAGTACAGGAAAAAATGATCTTCAAAGCCTGTTAAACAAAATCAACCCTAATACAAAAATTAAAAATGAAATTCAAGATCCAGTAGCAGTAGTTAAGGCATCAGCTGATAAACTAGGATTCAATGCAAAGGTCGATAGTTTTAACTTAGCAAGTAAAACGGAAACATCAGCTATTGTTAAAGTTATCCATAATAGCACTAATTACAATGTTACCCTTAAAAACTCACTTCAAGATCATAGTCAATGGATTATTACTTCAGTTAATAAACTGAATGATACAAGCAAAACTACTCCAACCAAAGATTCCGGCACTGTAAATAATGGAAGTTCCTCTGCAGGATCTACTCCTACTCCTGCTCCTGCTCCTGCTCCTGTTCCTGTTCCTGTTCCTACTCCCACTCCTGTTCCTACTCCTACTACGCCTACCGCCCCTACTACCACTCCTACTACTAGCGCCGGTTCAAGTAATACGGCAAATGCCGAACAACAAGCTGTTGATTTACTAAATGCGGACCGTCGTGCTAATGGTCTATCTAATTTACAGGTAGATGCTCGTTTAACCGCTATTGCCTTAAATCACGCACAGGATATGATTAATCGTAATTTTTTCTCTCATAACAATCCGGATGGAGAGTCTCCTTTTGACCGGATGAAGAAGGCTGGAATTTCTTATAGTACCGCCGGTGAGAACATTGCAAAAAACCAAAGTGTTCAAGCTGCTGAAGTAGCTTTTATGAACAGTTCCGGGCATCGCGCTAATATTTTAAATTCAAGTTATAATACTGTAGGAATTGGTGTCGCTTATGACAAAACTGGTAATGTTTACGTAGTGCAAGATTTTATTAAATCGTAA
- a CDS encoding MFS transporter, translating to MFNLFKNVPKTIWLIAFGHLVADLSPGALYVALPFLKAKFGLSYAEVSAIVLTQNLASSVSQPLFGYISDQKHRLWLMPIGCMITGIFMAASLLVPNYPLVMVCTAISGLGNSAFHPEAAKTVNFIGGREKGKAVSIFSLGGYAGVALGSMLLAVLLIGGQSPLILIYTLPSILIGVALFYEINKIPCPEAKGKGSLGTLKDCVNWPLFALLGMILTRATVTSGISTFVPLYYVSHLGGSEIYASSLLTVYLAAGAVGTMFGGILSDRYGSKLVMLYSILPIALLMYWFLSASGILVFVILALIGILLSATATSSLVLTQRMMPQNVGLASGFTLGFSVGLGTMGVLGLGWAADHWGITLVFDILVLLPIIGFILTMFIREPQHHLEVTKTGVDTSNSQ from the coding sequence TTGTTTAACTTATTTAAGAATGTTCCCAAAACAATTTGGCTTATCGCATTTGGTCATTTAGTTGCAGACTTATCGCCCGGAGCACTTTATGTAGCACTACCCTTTTTGAAAGCCAAATTTGGTTTGTCTTATGCCGAAGTAAGTGCTATTGTATTGACGCAAAATTTAGCATCTTCGGTCAGTCAACCCTTGTTTGGGTATATAAGCGATCAAAAGCACCGTCTTTGGCTGATGCCTATAGGCTGTATGATTACGGGGATATTTATGGCTGCGTCTTTATTAGTTCCTAATTACCCTTTAGTTATGGTGTGTACAGCGATCAGTGGTTTAGGAAATTCAGCTTTTCATCCCGAAGCTGCGAAAACAGTAAATTTTATTGGTGGGCGCGAAAAAGGCAAAGCAGTTAGCATTTTTTCCTTAGGCGGTTATGCAGGTGTGGCATTGGGATCTATGCTTCTGGCGGTGTTACTTATAGGAGGGCAAAGTCCTTTAATTCTTATTTATACGCTGCCGAGCATTTTAATTGGTGTTGCCTTATTTTATGAAATTAATAAAATTCCATGTCCAGAAGCCAAAGGGAAGGGAAGTTTGGGAACACTTAAAGATTGTGTTAACTGGCCCCTATTCGCTTTACTGGGGATGATTCTCACCCGTGCTACTGTTACATCAGGGATTAGTACATTTGTACCTTTATACTATGTTTCCCATTTGGGAGGAAGTGAGATCTATGCAAGTTCTCTTCTTACTGTGTATTTAGCAGCAGGTGCGGTAGGGACTATGTTCGGAGGTATATTGAGTGACAGATATGGCAGTAAGTTGGTTATGCTGTATTCCATTCTGCCCATTGCGTTATTAATGTACTGGTTTTTATCGGCTAGCGGCATATTGGTTTTTGTTATTTTAGCTCTTATAGGGATTTTGTTGTCGGCAACTGCGACCAGTAGTTTAGTGCTGACGCAAAGAATGATGCCCCAAAATGTTGGGTTGGCATCCGGTTTTACCCTTGGATTTAGCGTTGGACTAGGCACTATGGGGGTTTTGGGGCTGGGATGGGCTGCAGATCATTGGGGTATTACTTTAGTTTTCGATATACTGGTTTTACTGCCGATAATCGGTTTTATTCTTACGATGTTTATAAGGGAACCTCAGCATCACTTAGAAGTTACGAAAACTGGGGTGGATACTAGTAATTCACAGTGA
- a CDS encoding amidohydrolase, protein MWDQRNNSDLAQQLVSWRRNFHSNPEVSWEEKRTSEVIVDALRDMGVEVQTFPNHFGICGIIRGKNPGPVVVFRTDMDALPITEANDVSYRSRNEGVMHACGHDGHMAIALGIAKLFSSCRKKLVGTIKIVFQPAEEAAPSGGAAAMIKEGVLDDADVIFGLHLWPDLPCGHIGVRPGPLMAASDRFTIKILGQGAHAGQPQNGVDSITIASDVIQGLGHIMSRQIDPLETATMSIGTIQGGERYNVIARKVVIDGTVRTLGENVRKEIPSKMKRLLDGMCASQGGEYTLDYQYGYPVLNNWAEPTEMVIDAAKKIAGTGVIHDNVKPVLASEDFGRYLTNIPGAYFWLGCAKDGEVHHSLHSPNFDINEDALLVGAQIMYQIGRAALTKYNKKEELEEREVVTQIAAY, encoded by the coding sequence ATGTGGGATCAAAGGAATAACTCAGATCTTGCACAACAGTTGGTATCCTGGCGACGAAACTTTCATAGCAATCCAGAAGTGAGTTGGGAAGAAAAACGAACATCAGAGGTTATTGTCGATGCTCTGCGCGATATGGGAGTGGAAGTGCAGACATTCCCTAATCATTTTGGAATTTGTGGTATTATTCGTGGGAAAAATCCCGGACCAGTTGTTGTATTCAGAACAGATATGGATGCATTACCTATCACCGAGGCGAATGATGTATCTTATCGTTCACGTAATGAAGGCGTGATGCATGCTTGCGGTCATGATGGACATATGGCAATTGCACTAGGGATAGCAAAGTTATTTTCTTCCTGTCGTAAAAAACTCGTAGGAACAATAAAGATTGTATTTCAACCGGCCGAAGAGGCTGCTCCTTCTGGTGGTGCTGCAGCAATGATAAAAGAAGGAGTGCTTGATGATGCCGACGTCATCTTTGGACTGCATCTATGGCCCGATTTACCCTGTGGGCACATCGGAGTTCGGCCAGGTCCTTTAATGGCTGCATCCGATCGGTTTACGATCAAGATATTGGGGCAGGGGGCACATGCCGGACAGCCACAAAATGGGGTAGATTCAATTACAATTGCGTCCGACGTAATTCAAGGGCTTGGGCATATCATGAGTCGTCAGATTGATCCTTTAGAAACAGCTACCATGTCAATCGGAACCATTCAAGGAGGAGAACGGTACAATGTTATCGCCAGGAAAGTTGTAATTGATGGGACCGTTCGTACTCTCGGTGAAAATGTGCGAAAAGAAATCCCATCCAAGATGAAAAGATTATTGGATGGAATGTGTGCCTCCCAGGGAGGGGAATATACGTTAGACTACCAATATGGGTATCCTGTTTTAAATAATTGGGCAGAACCAACTGAAATGGTCATTGATGCTGCAAAGAAAATTGCAGGGACAGGAGTTATACACGACAATGTGAAACCTGTACTGGCTTCGGAGGATTTCGGGAGATACCTTACTAACATACCAGGTGCATATTTTTGGTTAGGTTGTGCGAAGGATGGCGAGGTACATCATAGTTTACATAGTCCTAATTTTGATATTAACGAAGATGCCTTACTGGTTGGGGCGCAAATTATGTATCAAATAGGCCGTGCTGCGTTGACGAAATATAATAAAAAAGAAGAGTTGGAAGAGCGTGAAGTTGTAACTCAAATAGCAGCTTACTAA
- a CDS encoding response regulator transcription factor has protein sequence MKILVIEDDNVLREAVVALLLEENYVVDEASTGDHGLYVAEQCIHDLLVLDIMLPEVNGLEIVRTLRAKGCPVPILLLTARDSVDDRVIGLDAGADDYLVKPFAIRELLARIKALMRRKGNLVTEGDLSYGGISLSSKVRDGFAGNQPFGLGSKEYDILEFLILNKEQILTRDQIFDRIWGYDSEAAISVVDLYIHYLRKKLAPYGFDMLIQTVRGAGFILREK, from the coding sequence ATGAAGATTCTTGTCATTGAAGACGACAATGTTCTAAGGGAAGCCGTTGTCGCGCTATTATTAGAAGAAAACTATGTTGTTGATGAGGCATCTACGGGTGACCATGGTTTGTATGTAGCTGAACAGTGTATACATGACCTATTAGTGCTAGATATCATGTTGCCGGAAGTAAATGGGCTTGAAATAGTTAGAACATTAAGGGCAAAAGGCTGTCCTGTGCCAATATTGCTTCTCACGGCACGAGATAGTGTAGATGATCGTGTCATTGGCTTAGATGCGGGAGCAGATGATTATCTGGTGAAGCCTTTTGCGATAAGGGAACTATTGGCAAGAATAAAGGCGCTTATGCGGCGTAAGGGGAACCTAGTAACAGAAGGCGATTTAAGTTATGGGGGCATTTCGTTAAGTAGCAAAGTTCGTGATGGCTTCGCCGGAAATCAACCTTTTGGACTAGGTAGCAAAGAATATGATATTTTGGAATTTCTCATTTTAAATAAAGAACAAATCCTTACTAGAGACCAAATCTTTGATCGAATTTGGGGATACGATTCCGAAGCTGCTATTAGCGTCGTTGATTTATATATCCATTATTTAAGGAAAAAGCTTGCTCCCTACGGCTTCGATATGTTAATACAAACAGTGCGCGGGGCTGGTTTTATACTAAGGGAGAAATAG
- a CDS encoding histidine phosphatase family protein gives MRLYIIRHADPDYPNGTITADGHLEAKALGKRLASYKLDKLYSSPMGRALHTMQYTADLLKKEATVLPWTQELEKWRCTEAPWEGMVAWDVPGEVIFDKEPGPTYSNWHTLPDYQKLKLEEPFAQLVNESDAFLKEQGYERQGFKYRCLKSSEEKVAVFCHNGFALTWLAHLLRIPLSVMWAGFWLPPSSVTTILFDQRSDQWALPRCIGLADTSHLYEAGLEIKPRGIKANYY, from the coding sequence ATGAGATTATATATTATTCGACACGCTGATCCAGACTATCCAAACGGTACAATTACAGCAGATGGGCATTTGGAAGCCAAGGCACTAGGCAAGCGACTAGCATCTTACAAACTAGATAAGTTATACAGTTCACCGATGGGACGTGCGCTACATACAATGCAATATACTGCTGATTTATTAAAAAAGGAAGCAACTGTTTTGCCTTGGACGCAGGAGTTGGAAAAATGGCGTTGTACCGAGGCACCATGGGAAGGGATGGTAGCTTGGGATGTGCCTGGCGAAGTAATATTTGACAAAGAGCCCGGGCCAACGTATTCCAACTGGCACACCTTGCCTGATTACCAGAAACTGAAGTTGGAGGAACCATTTGCGCAATTGGTTAATGAATCCGATGCCTTTTTGAAAGAACAGGGTTACGAGCGGCAGGGCTTTAAATACCGCTGCCTTAAGTCCAGTGAAGAGAAAGTTGCTGTCTTCTGCCATAATGGATTTGCCCTCACCTGGCTGGCCCATCTGTTACGTATCCCACTAAGCGTAATGTGGGCTGGCTTTTGGCTACCGCCTAGTTCGGTTACCACTATTTTGTTTGACCAGCGGTCAGATCAATGGGCACTACCGCGATGCATTGGGCTAGCTGATACTTCCCATTTGTATGAAGCCGGGCTGGAAATAAAACCACGGGGAATTAAGGCTAATTATTACTAA
- a CDS encoding glycosyltransferase family 39 protein codes for MQRIGIVLVLVLSLLLHFVNLGQEGMANLYYAAGVKSMMMSWHNFFFVSFDPGGFITIDKPPLGFWLQTLSAKIFGFHGWSIILPQALGGVISVYLIYVLVKRYHGEGAGLIAAIVLALTPIFVAASRNNTIDVLLVMTLLFAVLVFLKAAEELSFKKLLLAFFLIGVGFNIKSLEAFMILPTFYITYLLAPNRRFKTKVFHLLTATLILIASSLLWFVAVDRIPPEDRPYVGSSETNSELELATGYNGLGHFLGYGIKIPGRQGQTRNPVSPRSQDSSPSGVNVPNITPASGSGFSAGNARQLGGETGLPGPFRLFNHQLGGQISWLLPFALMGIVIALYQFRRQALSEKSRIKLLFWGCWLIPEMIFFSIAQGAHRYYLVMMAPAIAALVGISYITLVDWSASEGKRRYLLPVTLIMTIGVQVAIIAGYNEWRSWMLPLVIGAGFLTILLWGWQDRRGGEHQNKYHHTFVIAGVVSLLIAPFAWSLTPVLYGSGNAAFPYAGPDLNTQLSQSNVPGNMLNLSGRFTVDTGKLENFLASHRRGEKYVVAVPNAHIASPIILDMGQPIITYGGFMGSEKILNAEKLEELVASGQVRYILIGSTNGQQPDIEAWVSAHGMLVPDVEWQTKPEEHENIAQYGGQNSMQRMPMRLYECHI; via the coding sequence TTGCAACGAATAGGAATAGTACTCGTATTAGTATTATCGCTTCTTTTGCATTTTGTTAATTTGGGACAAGAAGGGATGGCCAATCTTTATTATGCTGCAGGGGTCAAAAGCATGATGATGAGTTGGCATAATTTTTTCTTTGTTTCTTTTGACCCAGGTGGATTTATTACTATCGATAAACCACCTCTTGGATTTTGGCTACAGACGCTGAGTGCGAAAATTTTTGGGTTTCATGGATGGAGTATAATCCTTCCGCAAGCATTGGGCGGCGTAATATCTGTATATTTAATCTATGTTCTTGTCAAGCGATACCATGGAGAAGGAGCGGGCCTAATAGCGGCAATTGTATTAGCTCTTACGCCAATTTTTGTTGCTGCAAGTCGCAATAATACGATTGATGTACTGTTGGTTATGACACTATTATTCGCAGTGCTCGTTTTTTTAAAAGCGGCTGAAGAATTGAGTTTTAAAAAATTATTACTCGCTTTTTTTCTGATTGGGGTTGGTTTTAATATAAAAAGTCTTGAAGCATTTATGATTTTGCCAACTTTCTATATTACATATTTACTTGCCCCAAATAGGAGATTTAAAACGAAAGTGTTCCACCTTCTGACTGCTACATTAATTTTGATAGCTAGTTCCTTGCTATGGTTTGTGGCAGTGGATCGTATTCCTCCGGAGGATCGCCCTTATGTTGGTAGTAGCGAAACCAACTCGGAGCTTGAACTTGCAACTGGGTATAATGGTCTTGGACATTTTCTAGGATATGGAATTAAGATACCAGGAAGACAAGGGCAGACACGCAATCCAGTCAGCCCACGGTCACAAGATAGTTCGCCTTCAGGAGTTAATGTGCCCAACATAACGCCTGCTTCTGGTTCCGGATTTTCCGCAGGTAATGCGAGGCAGCTAGGTGGTGAAACCGGCTTACCCGGTCCGTTCAGACTTTTTAATCATCAATTGGGTGGCCAGATCAGCTGGTTATTACCATTCGCGCTAATGGGGATAGTCATTGCACTCTACCAATTTCGACGACAAGCATTATCAGAAAAAAGTAGAATAAAACTGCTCTTTTGGGGCTGTTGGCTTATACCCGAAATGATCTTCTTCAGTATTGCCCAAGGAGCACATCGATATTATTTGGTTATGATGGCACCTGCGATTGCTGCTTTAGTCGGTATTAGTTATATAACGCTGGTGGATTGGTCAGCAAGTGAAGGAAAAAGACGTTATCTTTTACCAGTTACATTGATTATGACTATCGGAGTTCAAGTAGCGATTATTGCGGGATATAATGAATGGCGTTCCTGGATGCTGCCATTGGTTATAGGAGCAGGATTTTTGACGATTTTACTATGGGGCTGGCAGGACAGAAGAGGTGGGGAACACCAAAACAAGTATCATCACACGTTTGTTATTGCTGGAGTTGTTAGCTTGTTAATTGCGCCATTTGCCTGGTCTCTCACACCAGTTTTATATGGTTCAGGAAATGCTGCTTTTCCCTATGCAGGCCCCGATCTAAATACTCAGTTGAGTCAATCGAATGTACCGGGAAACATGCTCAATTTATCAGGCAGATTTACCGTTGACACGGGTAAGTTAGAGAATTTCCTTGCTTCACATAGAAGAGGAGAAAAATATGTTGTGGCTGTGCCGAATGCGCATATTGCATCACCAATCATACTTGATATGGGGCAACCCATAATCACTTACGGTGGATTTATGGGTTCAGAAAAGATATTGAATGCGGAAAAATTAGAAGAGCTGGTTGCTAGTGGACAGGTTCGTTATATTTTAATAGGTTCAACAAATGGTCAGCAACCAGACATTGAAGCGTGGGTAAGTGCCCATGGTATGCTTGTACCGGATGTAGAATGGCAGACAAAGCCGGAGGAACATGAAAATATTGCACAGTATGGGGGGCAAAATTCAATGCAAAGGATGCCCATGCGGCTATACGAGTGTCATATTTAA
- a CDS encoding HAMP domain-containing sensor histidine kinase: MFKSTSRRLTILNSLVFLLIFVAFTSILYGYLALRLFDKVDNAMQSQANLFNLPQGRFALAAPPPPFDPRIFMLLRSSDGRIINPTPFRIDETEDIAKIAALATTGEIQTKEYQNHVYRMISVPYQYENNLYNGDGGFLVQEVIAVSIVDSEIELLNNLLWITVGGGIISVISIILAGYFLAGRAMVPIRAAWEKQQQFVSEASHELRSPITGIYNNAELMLRHPKHTIEEEGHRINTIMKESKRMTKLISSLLTLARSDANKAELQLAPVNISEVIHTVVQGFEVMEEVYRVNLTWNIQPNLELIADKERLHQLMVILIDNAFKYTHAGGQVHVCSSQSEKNVVITVQDTGCGISPENLSHIFDRFFREDKARSRESGGIGLGLAIAKWIIEKHRGQIRVESKLGKGTKFIVSIPVTKSKES; this comes from the coding sequence ATGTTTAAAAGTACATCTCGCAGATTGACAATTTTGAACTCCCTTGTGTTCCTTTTAATTTTTGTAGCATTTACCTCAATACTTTATGGATATTTAGCTCTCCGTTTATTTGACAAAGTTGACAATGCTATGCAGTCACAGGCCAATTTATTTAACTTGCCCCAAGGGCGCTTCGCGTTAGCCGCTCCCCCTCCCCCTTTTGATCCGCGAATATTTATGTTGTTACGGAGCTCTGATGGACGGATCATCAATCCAACCCCTTTTAGAATTGATGAGACTGAAGACATCGCAAAAATCGCCGCCTTGGCAACGACTGGAGAAATTCAGACTAAAGAATATCAAAACCATGTTTATCGGATGATCAGTGTGCCGTATCAATATGAAAACAATTTGTATAATGGAGATGGTGGGTTTCTTGTTCAGGAAGTAATTGCTGTAAGTATTGTGGATTCTGAAATTGAATTACTTAATAACCTGCTGTGGATTACTGTTGGAGGCGGAATAATAAGTGTTATCAGTATAATTCTAGCTGGATATTTTCTCGCAGGACGCGCTATGGTTCCGATTCGGGCAGCGTGGGAAAAGCAGCAACAGTTTGTTTCCGAGGCATCCCATGAACTTCGTTCACCCATCACGGGAATATATAATAATGCGGAATTGATGTTAAGACATCCCAAGCATACCATTGAGGAAGAAGGTCACAGGATTAATACTATAATGAAAGAGTCAAAGCGAATGACCAAACTGATATCCAGTCTTCTTACGTTAGCCAGATCTGATGCTAACAAAGCAGAGCTTCAACTGGCGCCAGTAAACATAAGTGAGGTTATTCATACTGTAGTTCAAGGGTTTGAGGTAATGGAAGAAGTATACAGGGTTAACCTGACATGGAATATTCAACCTAACTTAGAACTGATAGCTGATAAAGAACGTCTGCATCAATTGATGGTTATCTTAATTGATAATGCTTTTAAATATACCCATGCAGGTGGACAAGTTCATGTCTGCAGCTCTCAGTCTGAGAAGAACGTGGTAATTACAGTACAAGATACAGGCTGTGGTATATCACCTGAGAATTTGTCACATATCTTTGATCGATTTTTCCGTGAGGATAAAGCACGCTCTCGTGAAAGCGGAGGCATAGGACTAGGTTTGGCAATTGCTAAGTGGATTATAGAAAAGCACAGGGGACAAATAAGAGTTGAAAGCAAATTAGGAAAGGGGACAAAATTTATAGTTTCTATCCCTGTTACCAAGAGCAAAGAAAGCTAA
- the larA gene encoding nickel-dependent lactate racemase, which translates to MEKKIALKYGNEEMILNITEKNILQMIESNPVIFDKTETEIIREALESPIGSARLADLVQQGERVCVVIPDITRAWQRTDLYLPFVVEELNRGGIRDEDILFICALGTHRPQTVEEHKLLLGPKLADRFQVIDHDCQDQENLTYCGTTSFGTPIWLNKKAMECDHLVLTGGIVYHFLAGWSGGKKYVLPGISSYETVMKNHALSLNPTRGLGPHPDVRSGNDNTNLIHLDMLEAASFAKPTFLFNVVTAEGRIAGAVAGHYQAAHDKGRELVDEIDGVTIQEKADLVIASAGGSPKDVNLYQSIKTLINAREATKPGGTMIILTESPEGLGGNAEVQDMILGYQTVLEREDALRADYSISKYVGYYFCESAEKFDLLLVSSLDPDLLKKANIKIVKTLDEALELVYTKRGTDLKTHIMPHGANTLPRLI; encoded by the coding sequence GTGGAAAAAAAGATCGCATTAAAGTATGGTAACGAAGAAATGATATTGAATATTACTGAGAAAAATATTTTGCAAATGATTGAGAGCAATCCAGTTATTTTTGATAAAACAGAAACCGAAATCATCCGAGAAGCGCTAGAATCTCCGATTGGTAGTGCGCGACTTGCTGATCTAGTACAACAAGGAGAACGGGTTTGTGTAGTCATCCCAGATATTACCCGCGCTTGGCAGAGAACAGACTTATACCTACCCTTCGTGGTTGAAGAACTCAATCGAGGTGGAATCAGGGATGAAGATATTCTTTTTATTTGCGCGCTGGGGACTCACCGCCCACAGACTGTGGAGGAACATAAGTTATTACTCGGGCCAAAATTGGCTGATCGGTTTCAGGTCATCGATCATGACTGCCAAGATCAGGAGAATCTAACCTATTGTGGTACGACTTCTTTCGGTACCCCCATATGGCTTAATAAGAAAGCCATGGAATGTGACCACCTGGTGTTAACTGGTGGCATTGTTTATCATTTTCTAGCTGGGTGGTCAGGTGGAAAGAAATATGTATTGCCTGGTATTTCCTCCTATGAAACAGTTATGAAAAATCATGCTTTATCACTCAATCCGACTAGAGGGCTAGGTCCCCACCCCGATGTACGTTCTGGTAATGATAATACCAACCTGATTCATCTGGATATGTTGGAAGCGGCCAGCTTTGCGAAGCCGACATTTCTCTTTAATGTAGTAACTGCTGAGGGGAGAATTGCAGGTGCTGTAGCAGGACATTATCAAGCCGCTCACGACAAAGGACGGGAATTGGTCGATGAGATTGATGGTGTAACCATCCAGGAAAAAGCAGACCTAGTGATTGCTTCAGCAGGCGGTAGCCCAAAAGACGTTAATCTCTATCAATCCATTAAAACACTGATTAATGCTCGTGAGGCAACAAAACCTGGTGGTACGATGATTATTTTGACCGAAAGTCCTGAGGGACTTGGTGGAAATGCAGAAGTACAGGACATGATTTTGGGCTATCAAACCGTTTTGGAGCGAGAAGATGCGCTGAGAGCTGATTATAGCATCTCAAAATATGTTGGCTACTATTTCTGCGAGTCGGCAGAAAAGTTTGACCTACTGTTGGTTTCATCTTTAGATCCTGATCTCTTAAAGAAAGCAAACATTAAGATTGTCAAAACATTGGATGAAGCCCTAGAACTGGTTTATACAAAACGTGGAACAGACTTGAAAACTCATATCATGCCACATGGGGCAAACACTTTGCCTAGACTTATATAA
- a CDS encoding bile acid:sodium symporter family protein, translated as MVTYLEKLAALICRYMTIWVIVASTIAFVNPAPFKLVGPYISYLLGVIMLGMGLTMSLKDFRLVLTRPKDVFYGVTFRYLIMPLAGFWVAKLLGLPPALAAGMVLLGAAPSGTGSNVMTYIAKGDTALSITVSSVNTILAPVLTPYIFLLLAGSMIPIDVTVLLVDIVKIVLIPVTVGVALHMAAPKLVEKIIKIVPAVSVVFIITILSSVVALNAAKMATVAVVLCLAVILQNILGLTLGYYSSKTVGMSPKKSRAITFEIGMENSGLAVALALAHLDPMAALPAAVGAVWQYISGSILASYWSNRSPEEEEGKTEEVLLAE; from the coding sequence ATGGTTACGTATTTAGAGAAGTTAGCAGCATTGATTTGCAGGTATATGACAATCTGGGTGATAGTTGCCTCAACCATCGCTTTTGTTAATCCTGCGCCCTTTAAACTCGTTGGTCCTTATATATCCTATCTGCTAGGTGTTATTATGCTGGGGATGGGACTCACCATGTCCTTGAAAGATTTTCGCCTAGTTTTGACTAGGCCCAAGGATGTTTTTTATGGGGTGACTTTTCGTTATTTGATTATGCCGTTAGCAGGTTTTTGGGTAGCAAAATTATTGGGATTACCGCCAGCCTTAGCAGCAGGAATGGTGTTACTAGGGGCTGCTCCCAGCGGTACTGGTTCAAATGTTATGACCTATATTGCCAAGGGTGACACAGCCCTTTCTATCACCGTTTCCAGTGTGAATACAATTTTGGCACCAGTTTTGACTCCTTATATTTTTCTACTTTTGGCTGGATCGATGATTCCCATTGATGTTACTGTACTCCTAGTTGACATTGTCAAGATTGTATTAATCCCTGTCACGGTTGGTGTTGCCCTTCATATGGCTGCTCCTAAGCTGGTGGAAAAGATAATCAAGATTGTTCCCGCTGTGTCAGTCGTGTTTATTATTACGATTTTATCTTCCGTCGTGGCGCTCAATGCGGCAAAAATGGCAACAGTAGCTGTAGTTTTATGCCTTGCCGTTATACTGCAAAACATCTTAGGTTTAACCCTTGGTTATTACTCTTCGAAGACGGTAGGAATGTCTCCCAAAAAATCACGAGCAATTACATTTGAAATCGGGATGGAAAATTCAGGTCTTGCCGTTGCTCTTGCCTTAGCTCATCTTGATCCAATGGCAGCTTTACCTGCCGCTGTTGGTGCTGTTTGGCAATATATCAGTGGCAGTATACTAGCCAGTTACTGGTCAAATCGATCACCAGAGGAAGAAGAAGGCAAAACCGAAGAAGTTTTACTGGCAGAATAA